Proteins from a single region of Thunnus albacares chromosome 14, fThuAlb1.1, whole genome shotgun sequence:
- the eloal gene encoding elongin A, like isoform X1, which yields MARSSDVLKKVLRFKLQLTDTAESATVLKTLQKLKDLDITLDILAETGIGKTVNSLRRHEEAGEFAKSLVRGWKKLVPKKPVSLTEDGDVSDSMSVKDKLDDQNCPNDGGLTTEDLNNNCLTSHCKSQETSNEPLFKMGKRKADAEKQCEEQKRKKSQNENQNILENDEILSKKIEIHDHSKEKKNDDDDRDSVLGNKNSGDTHQTFRPDSKEKLESGSDCGGFASEKESNKKSKPSKESPNDGKEYFSYESTVKYKKKLFKLTNVEEDRSSGISSSSEAQNRKRKKTEKEKHVGLKESEYKAHSKPQNKKARRKHKDKESDIKEPSMSFESYLNYDENVSKRRERSGAKTPAKKIKTVVKEDPGLKPVKSPVTSVNVLSPKKKFKESVMDLVNIPLPAVLPECENPSTVEYFERKVEKESDFCNVSEESAVFTGQRLNRKMQVYSGAKTIFLPAMMSLYQQCIRTLQNNINLLHETGGVPFEILEPVLERCTPEQLLRVEECNPIYIGVTDHLWGKHCQRDFKDSKLQEYESWKEMYIRLSEERERKLQRLTKSIVSAHSNKPKGRQVKMAFIHTVAKPPRDVRIQQEIHGTAVQQPHQLRCSVKVQDNRSKLITEPTRSSSTSSGPNSTQDPRKKTRVAPMMAKSLKAFKKQLGRR from the exons ATGGCCCGCAGCTCCGATGTGCTGAAGAAAGTCCTGCGGTTCAAACTTCAGCTCACAGACACAGCAGAGTCTGCTACG GTTCTAAAAACCTTACAGAAACTCAAGGATCTGGATATCACATTAGACATTCTTGCT GAAACTGGAATTGGCAAAACTGTTAACTCCCTACGCAGACATGAAGAAGCTGGAGAATTTGCCAAGTCGCTGGTTAGAGGATGGAAAAAACTGGTCCCTAAGAAGCCTGTCAG CCTCACAGAGGATGGGGACGTGTCAGACAGCATGTCTGTTAAAGACAAACTGGATGACCAAAATTGTCCAAATGATGGAGGTTTGACAACAGAGGATTTAAACAATAATTGCTTAACATCACATTGCAAAAGTCAGGAAACTTCAAATGaacctttatttaaaatggGCAAAAGAAAAGCTGATGCGGAGAAACAGTGTGaagagcagaaaagaaaaaaaagccagaatGAAAACCAGAATATCTTGGAAAATGATGAAATCTTGAGCAAAAAAATTGAAATCCATGATCATTCcaaggagaagaaaaatgatGACGATGACCGTGATAGTGTGCTTGGAAACAAAAACTCAGGGGACACTCATCAGACATTCAGGCCTGACTCCAAGGAAAAACTGGAAAGCGGTTCTGATTGTGGAGGTTTTGCGtcagaaaaagagtcaaataAGAAATCAAAGCCATCAAAAGAATCGCCAAATGATGGCAAAGAATATTTTTCATATGAGTCcactgtcaaatacaaaaaaaagttgttcaAATTGACCAACGTTGAAGAGGACAGATCTTCAGGAATATCAAGTAGCTCAGAGgcccaaaacagaaaaaggaagaaaacagaaaaagagaagcatGTTGGTCTTAAAGAGTCTGAATATAAAGCACAttcaaaaccccaaaacaaaaaagccaGAAGAAAGCACAAAGACAAGGAAAGTGACATCAAGGAGCCCTCTATGTCTTTTGAATCTTACTTGAACTATGACGAGAATGTTTCCAAGAGGAGGGAACGATCAGGAGCAAAGACACCTGCCAAAAAAATCAAGACTGTAGTAAAAGAGGATCCTGGCCTGAAACCTGTCAAGTCACCAGTGACGTCTGTAAATGTTCTCTCTCCAAAAAAG AAGTTTAAGGAGTCCGTAATGGACTTGGTCAACATCCCTTTACCTGCAGTTCTGCCTGAATGTGAAAACCCATCCACTGTTGAGTACTTTGAGAGGAAAG TCGAGAAGGAGTCTGATTTCTGTAACGTCTCTGAGGAGTCCGCAGTCTTCACCGGTCAGCGTCTTAACAGGAAGATGCAAGTCTACTCCGGCGCCAAGACCATCTTCCTCCCAGCCATGATGAGCTTGTACCAACAGTGTATCCGCACACTGCAGAACAATATTAACT TGCTTCATGAAACTGGTGGAGTCCCTTTTGAAATCCTTGAGCCGGTGCTGGAGAGGTGCACCCCAGAGCAGCTGCTGCGCGTTGAAGAATGCAACCCA ATCTACATCGGAGTGACAGACCACTTGTGGGGGAAACACTGCCAGAGGGACTTCAAGGACTCCAAACTTCAGGAGTATGAGTCATGGAAAGAGATGTACATCAGACTGTCTGAGGAGAGGGAGCGGAAACTCCAAAGGCTGACAAAAAGCATCGTCTCAGCTCATTCTAATAAACCCAAAG gTCGGCAGGTGAAGATGGCATTTATTCACACTGTTGCCAAGCCACCGAGAGATGTGCGAATTCAGCAAGAAATTCATGGAACTGCTGTTCAGCAGCCTCATCAGCTCAGGTGCAG CGTCAAGGTTCAGGACAACAGATCAAAGCTAATTACTGAGCCCACCAGGTCCAGCAGCACCAGTTCAGGACCAAACAGTACACAAGACCCTCGCAAAAAAACCC GAGTTGCTCCAATGATGGCAAAGTCCTTAAAGGCATTTAAGAAACAGCTGGGGCGCAGATAA
- the klhl31 gene encoding kelch-like protein 31, whose translation MAPKKSKTTKKNKGDINEMTIMVEDSPINKINGLNTLLEGGNGFNCISTEVTDSVYAPNLLEGLSHMRQDSFLCDLTVATKSKSFDVHKVVMASCSEYIRNILKKDSALQKIDLNDLSPVGLATAITYAYSGKLTLSLYSIGSTIAAAMLLQISTLVKMCSDFLMQELSVENCMYVANIADAYNLKETKVAAQKFMRENFIEFSEMEQFLKLTYEQICDFLSDDSLQLPSEVTAFQIAMKWLDFDEKRLKYAADLLTHIRFGTISAQDLVNHVQSVPRMMQDSECHRLLVDAMNYHLLPYQQNILQSRRTKVRGGLKVILTVGGRPALTEKSLSKDVLYRDVDNVWNKLTEMPAKSFNQCVAVLDGFLYVAGGEDQNDARNQAKHAVSNFCRYDPRFNTWIHLSNMIQRRTHFSINTFNGLLFAVGGRNADGVQASVECYVPSSNQWQMKAPMEVPRCCHASSVIEGKILVSGGYINNAYSRAVCSYDPSTDTWQDKTSLSTPRGWHCAATVGDRAYVIGGSQLGGRGERVDVLAVESYNPQNGQWSYCAPLHTGVSTAGVSILNNKVYLLGGWNEGEKKYKKCIQVYNPDLNEWTEDDELPEATVGISCCVVTIPTRKTRESRASSVSSAPVSI comes from the exons ATGGCACCCAAAAAGAGCAAGACGACCAAAAAGAATAAAGGAGACATAAATGAAATGACCATCATGGTTGAGGACAGCCCAATCAACAAGATCAACGGGCTGAACACACTGTTAGAAGGAGGAAACGGCTTCAACTGCATTTCAACTGAAGTGACAGATTCAGTGTATGCCCCAAATCTCCTGGAAGGTTTGAGCCACATGAGGCAAGACAGCTTCCTCTGTGATCTAACAGTTGCCACCAAGTCAAAGTCATTTGACGTCCACAAGGTTGTCATGGCCTCCTGCAGCGAGTACATTCGAAACATCTTGAAGAAGGATTCAGCCCTGCAGAAGATTGACCTGAATGACCTCTCGCCTGTCGGCCTCGCCACAGCAATCACATATGCATACTCTGGAAAGCTCACCTTGTCGCTGTACAGCATCGGCAGCACTATTGCCGCAGCCATGCTGCTGCAGATCAGCACCTTAGTGAAGATGTGCAGCGATTTCCTCATGCAGGAGCTCAGCGTTGAGAATTGCATGTATGTGGCCAATATTGCTGATGCCTACAACCTCAAAGAAACCAAGGTGGCAGCGCAGAAGTTCATGCGGGAGAACTTCATCGAGTTCTCTGAGATGGAGCAGTTCCTGAAGCTCACCTATGAGCAGATCTGTGATTTCCTCTCAGATGATTCCCTGCAGCTCCCCTCTGAGGTCACAGCCTtccagattgccatgaaatggtTGGACTTTGATGAGAAGAGGCTGAAGTATGCGGCAGATCTCCTTACTCACATCCGCTTTGGCACTATCTCTGCCCAAGACCTGGTAAATCATGTCCAGAGTGTGCCTAGAATGATGCAAGACTCTGAGTGCCACCGTCTCCTTGTTGACGCCATGAATTACCATCTGCTGCCATACCAACAGAATATCCTTCAGTCACGCAGAACAAAGGTACGCGGTGGCCTCAAGGTGATACTCACAGTTGGTGGACGCCCAGCCTTGACAGAGAAATCTCTCAGCAAAGACGTTCTCTACAGGGACGTCGATAATGTGTGGAATAAGTTGACAGAAATGCCAGCTAAGAGCTTTAATCAGTGTGTGGCAGTCTTGGATGGCTTCCTGTATGTGGCAGGTGGTGAGGACCAGAATGATGCTAGGAACCAGGCGAAACATGCTGTCAGCAACTTTTGCAG GTATGACCCCCGGTTCAACACTTGGATTCATCTGAGCAACATGATCCAAAGGCGCACCCACTTCAGCATCAACACCTTCAATGGCCTCTTGTTTGCTGTCGGAGGGCGAAATGCTGACGGTGTTCAGGCATCTGTGGAGTGCTATGTGCCATCCTCCAACCAGTGGCAGATGAAGGCACCGATGGAGGTGCCCCGCTGCTGTCATGCCAGCTCTGTCATTGAGGGCAAGATCCTTGTATCCGGAGGTTACATCAACAATGCCTACTCTAGAGCCGTGTGCTCTTATGACCCGTCTACTGACACCTGGCAGGACAAGACCAGCCTGAGCACACCTCGAGGTTGGCACTGCGCTGCCACGGTTGGAGACCGCGCCTACGTCATCGGTGGCAGTCAGTTGGGTGGTCGTGGGGAGAGGGTAGATGTCCTGGCCGTCGAATCTTACAACCCTCAGAACGGGCAGTGGAGCTACTGTGCGCCTCTTCACACAGGAGTGAGCACGGCCGGTGTTTCCATTTTGAACAACAAGGTGTATCTCCTCGGAGGCTGGAATGAGGGTGAGAAGAAGTACAAGAAATGCATTCAGGTTTACAACCCTGACCTCAATGAATGGACTGAGGATGACGAATTGCCAGAAGCTACAGTCGGCATTTCATGCTGTGTCGTCACCATACCCACAAGGAAAACACGAGAGTCTAGAGCCAGTTCAGTTTCCTCTGCACCAGTCAGTATATAA
- the eloal gene encoding elongin A, like isoform X2 → MARSSDVLKKVLRFKLQLTDTAESATVLKTLQKLKDLDITLDILAETGIGKTVNSLRRHEEAGEFAKSLVRGWKKLVPKKPVSLTEDGDVSDSMSVKDKLDDQNCPNDGGLTTEDLNNNCLTSHCKSQETSNEPLFKMGKRKADAEKQCEEQKRKKSQNENQNILENDEILSKKIEIHDHSKEKKNDDDDRDSVLGNKNSGDTHQTFRPDSKEKLESGSDCGGFASEKESNKKSKPSKESPNDGKEYFSYESTVKYKKKLFKLTNVEEDRSSGISSSSEAQNRKRKKTEKEKHVGLKESEYKAHSKPQNKKARRKHKDKESDIKEPSMSFESYLNYDENVSKRRERSGAKTPAKKIKTVVKEDPGLKPVKSPVTSVNVLSPKKFKESVMDLVNIPLPAVLPECENPSTVEYFERKVEKESDFCNVSEESAVFTGQRLNRKMQVYSGAKTIFLPAMMSLYQQCIRTLQNNINLLHETGGVPFEILEPVLERCTPEQLLRVEECNPIYIGVTDHLWGKHCQRDFKDSKLQEYESWKEMYIRLSEERERKLQRLTKSIVSAHSNKPKGRQVKMAFIHTVAKPPRDVRIQQEIHGTAVQQPHQLRCSVKVQDNRSKLITEPTRSSSTSSGPNSTQDPRKKTRVAPMMAKSLKAFKKQLGRR, encoded by the exons ATGGCCCGCAGCTCCGATGTGCTGAAGAAAGTCCTGCGGTTCAAACTTCAGCTCACAGACACAGCAGAGTCTGCTACG GTTCTAAAAACCTTACAGAAACTCAAGGATCTGGATATCACATTAGACATTCTTGCT GAAACTGGAATTGGCAAAACTGTTAACTCCCTACGCAGACATGAAGAAGCTGGAGAATTTGCCAAGTCGCTGGTTAGAGGATGGAAAAAACTGGTCCCTAAGAAGCCTGTCAG CCTCACAGAGGATGGGGACGTGTCAGACAGCATGTCTGTTAAAGACAAACTGGATGACCAAAATTGTCCAAATGATGGAGGTTTGACAACAGAGGATTTAAACAATAATTGCTTAACATCACATTGCAAAAGTCAGGAAACTTCAAATGaacctttatttaaaatggGCAAAAGAAAAGCTGATGCGGAGAAACAGTGTGaagagcagaaaagaaaaaaaagccagaatGAAAACCAGAATATCTTGGAAAATGATGAAATCTTGAGCAAAAAAATTGAAATCCATGATCATTCcaaggagaagaaaaatgatGACGATGACCGTGATAGTGTGCTTGGAAACAAAAACTCAGGGGACACTCATCAGACATTCAGGCCTGACTCCAAGGAAAAACTGGAAAGCGGTTCTGATTGTGGAGGTTTTGCGtcagaaaaagagtcaaataAGAAATCAAAGCCATCAAAAGAATCGCCAAATGATGGCAAAGAATATTTTTCATATGAGTCcactgtcaaatacaaaaaaaagttgttcaAATTGACCAACGTTGAAGAGGACAGATCTTCAGGAATATCAAGTAGCTCAGAGgcccaaaacagaaaaaggaagaaaacagaaaaagagaagcatGTTGGTCTTAAAGAGTCTGAATATAAAGCACAttcaaaaccccaaaacaaaaaagccaGAAGAAAGCACAAAGACAAGGAAAGTGACATCAAGGAGCCCTCTATGTCTTTTGAATCTTACTTGAACTATGACGAGAATGTTTCCAAGAGGAGGGAACGATCAGGAGCAAAGACACCTGCCAAAAAAATCAAGACTGTAGTAAAAGAGGATCCTGGCCTGAAACCTGTCAAGTCACCAGTGACGTCTGTAAATGTTCTCTCTCCAAAAAAG TTTAAGGAGTCCGTAATGGACTTGGTCAACATCCCTTTACCTGCAGTTCTGCCTGAATGTGAAAACCCATCCACTGTTGAGTACTTTGAGAGGAAAG TCGAGAAGGAGTCTGATTTCTGTAACGTCTCTGAGGAGTCCGCAGTCTTCACCGGTCAGCGTCTTAACAGGAAGATGCAAGTCTACTCCGGCGCCAAGACCATCTTCCTCCCAGCCATGATGAGCTTGTACCAACAGTGTATCCGCACACTGCAGAACAATATTAACT TGCTTCATGAAACTGGTGGAGTCCCTTTTGAAATCCTTGAGCCGGTGCTGGAGAGGTGCACCCCAGAGCAGCTGCTGCGCGTTGAAGAATGCAACCCA ATCTACATCGGAGTGACAGACCACTTGTGGGGGAAACACTGCCAGAGGGACTTCAAGGACTCCAAACTTCAGGAGTATGAGTCATGGAAAGAGATGTACATCAGACTGTCTGAGGAGAGGGAGCGGAAACTCCAAAGGCTGACAAAAAGCATCGTCTCAGCTCATTCTAATAAACCCAAAG gTCGGCAGGTGAAGATGGCATTTATTCACACTGTTGCCAAGCCACCGAGAGATGTGCGAATTCAGCAAGAAATTCATGGAACTGCTGTTCAGCAGCCTCATCAGCTCAGGTGCAG CGTCAAGGTTCAGGACAACAGATCAAAGCTAATTACTGAGCCCACCAGGTCCAGCAGCACCAGTTCAGGACCAAACAGTACACAAGACCCTCGCAAAAAAACCC GAGTTGCTCCAATGATGGCAAAGTCCTTAAAGGCATTTAAGAAACAGCTGGGGCGCAGATAA